The Pirellulales bacterium genome includes a window with the following:
- a CDS encoding UvrB/UvrC motif-containing protein, which yields MSKRHDIDHVLKSWKYESGEVTARLVRAGDGRQVLQMRIDLGVLQLEPENRPDGTRPGGAESYFDYLLGVALHEGDGFVLDDEQCAEADREFVQYYHRRMCWLALREFRRAMRDADHSLSFMDFVRSCSPNEEWTASHEQYRPFILFHRTQAAALAELEDSGPESAVEAVNVGLESLRRCYLDAGIDEEQLEDDELVERLHELRESVREHYHLGRTLAEQLADAVAAEEFERAAQLRDEIARRTASRA from the coding sequence ATGAGCAAGCGCCACGATATCGACCACGTGCTGAAGAGCTGGAAGTACGAGTCCGGCGAAGTGACTGCACGGCTAGTTCGTGCGGGAGACGGCCGGCAGGTGCTTCAGATGCGCATCGACTTGGGCGTACTCCAGTTAGAGCCTGAGAACCGTCCCGATGGCACGCGCCCCGGGGGCGCGGAATCGTATTTCGACTATTTGCTGGGCGTGGCCCTGCACGAAGGGGACGGGTTCGTTCTCGACGACGAACAATGTGCCGAGGCCGATCGGGAGTTCGTCCAGTACTACCATCGCCGCATGTGCTGGCTGGCATTGCGTGAGTTCCGTCGGGCCATGCGCGATGCCGATCACAGCCTGAGCTTTATGGATTTCGTACGGTCCTGCTCGCCCAACGAGGAATGGACCGCTTCGCACGAGCAGTACCGGCCGTTTATCCTCTTCCACCGTACCCAGGCGGCCGCACTGGCCGAACTAGAGGATTCAGGGCCCGAGTCGGCGGTCGAAGCCGTTAACGTCGGGCTGGAAAGCCTCAGGCGATGCTATCTCGATGCCGGTATCGACGAGGAGCAGTTGGAAGACGACGAGTTGGTCGAACGGCTGCACGAATTGCGGGAATCGGTTCGTGAGCATTACCATTTGGGGCGGACTTTGGCGGAACAATTGGCCGACGCGGTGGCCGCCGAAGAGTTTGAGCGGGCCGCCCAATTGCGCGACGAAATCGCCCGCCGCACGGCCAGCCGGGCCTAA
- a CDS encoding Gfo/Idh/MocA family oxidoreductase: MSQSPADRKPAGPTRRSFLKTSAAATAGGALAANLSIARAAHAAGSDTLRVGLIGCGGRGTGAAAQALTADPNVKLTAMGDAFADRLQSSLDNLQKMFAEKIEVPEERRFVGFDAYKSVLDSGVDVVILATPPHFRPAHLQAAVAAGKHAFVEKPVAVDAPGVRSVLETCEEAKKKGLSIVSGLCYRYDLAKRETIQRIHDGAIGDIVALNVNYNTGTLWSHARKESWSDMEWQLRNWLYFTWLSGDHNVEQHVHSLDKAAWVMHDEPPVKAIGLGGRQVRTQPEYGNIFDHIAVAYEYASGVKLFAYCRQQAGCSVDVSDHIYGTKGNAELMKHTIKTGDSNWRYRGEAPNMYQQEHDELFASIRSGNPINNGEYMSRSTMLAILGRMATYTGQTITWQDALASNERLGPTEYKWASLDVPPVAMPGITQFA, encoded by the coding sequence ATGAGCCAGTCGCCCGCCGACCGTAAGCCTGCCGGCCCGACGCGCCGCTCGTTTCTGAAGACCTCGGCCGCAGCCACTGCCGGCGGGGCTCTGGCTGCCAATTTATCGATTGCCCGCGCGGCGCATGCGGCGGGTAGCGATACGTTACGCGTGGGGCTGATCGGTTGCGGTGGTCGCGGCACCGGGGCCGCGGCCCAAGCGCTAACCGCGGACCCGAACGTGAAACTGACCGCCATGGGCGACGCGTTCGCGGATCGGCTGCAATCGAGTCTCGACAATTTACAAAAGATGTTCGCAGAGAAGATTGAAGTGCCGGAAGAGCGTCGCTTCGTAGGCTTCGACGCCTACAAGAGCGTGCTCGACAGTGGCGTGGACGTAGTGATTCTGGCCACGCCTCCTCATTTCCGTCCGGCCCATTTGCAGGCAGCGGTGGCTGCAGGCAAGCACGCCTTCGTGGAAAAACCGGTGGCCGTTGACGCACCGGGCGTACGCAGCGTCCTAGAGACGTGCGAAGAGGCCAAGAAGAAAGGGCTGTCGATCGTCTCGGGGCTGTGCTACCGCTACGACCTGGCAAAGCGTGAAACGATCCAGCGCATTCACGACGGCGCCATTGGCGACATTGTCGCGCTGAACGTCAACTACAACACCGGCACTTTGTGGTCGCACGCGCGCAAGGAAAGCTGGAGCGACATGGAATGGCAGTTGCGCAACTGGCTCTACTTCACCTGGCTGTCAGGCGATCACAATGTCGAGCAGCATGTGCACAGTCTCGACAAGGCGGCCTGGGTCATGCATGACGAGCCGCCGGTAAAAGCCATTGGACTGGGCGGACGACAAGTGCGCACTCAGCCGGAATACGGGAACATCTTCGACCACATCGCGGTCGCGTACGAGTATGCCAGCGGCGTCAAGCTGTTCGCCTATTGCCGGCAGCAAGCCGGTTGCAGCGTCGACGTTTCGGACCATATCTACGGTACCAAGGGAAACGCCGAGCTGATGAAGCACACCATCAAAACCGGCGATTCCAACTGGCGCTATCGCGGCGAAGCGCCCAATATGTACCAGCAAGAGCACGACGAGTTATTCGCCAGCATCCGCTCGGGCAACCCGATCAACAATGGCGAGTACATGAGTCGTAGCACGATGCTTGCTATCCTGGGTCGCATGGCAACCTATACCGGCCAGACGATCACCTGGCAGGATGCTCTGGCATCGAACGAGAGGCTTGGCCCCACGGAATACAAATGGGCCAGTCTGGATGTGCCCCCCGTGGCCATGCCCGGCATCACGCAGTTTGCGTAG
- a CDS encoding BlaI/MecI/CopY family transcriptional regulator, with translation MRRKTLHGLGDLQAKVMDYVWDRGEATVTEVAEHLGRERAITYTTVLVAMQKLEKKGWLAHRVAGRAYVYRPARTRATAQAGLVTEMLDAVFDGDPKLLVSQLLDARPWTPEELAQLRQLIEARRKEKRRE, from the coding sequence ATGCGGCGCAAAACGCTTCACGGCCTGGGAGACTTGCAGGCCAAAGTCATGGATTATGTGTGGGACCGGGGCGAGGCCACCGTCACGGAGGTCGCCGAGCATCTCGGTCGAGAGCGGGCCATCACGTACACCACCGTACTGGTGGCCATGCAGAAGTTGGAGAAGAAGGGGTGGCTTGCGCACCGCGTGGCGGGTCGCGCCTATGTCTATCGGCCGGCGCGCACTCGGGCAACGGCGCAGGCCGGCCTGGTAACGGAAATGCTTGACGCCGTATTCGACGGCGATCCGAAACTACTCGTGTCGCAATTACTCGACGCGCGTCCTTGGACGCCCGAGGAATTGGCTCAACTGCGGCAACTTATCGAGGCCCGTCGCAAGGAGAAACGCCGTGAATGA